A region from the Acanthopagrus latus isolate v.2019 chromosome 8, fAcaLat1.1, whole genome shotgun sequence genome encodes:
- the tnnt2d gene encoding troponin T2d, cardiac, whose protein sequence is MSDTEEVLDEEVQDGDESKPKPKFMTNISAPKIPDGEKVDFDDIHRKRQEKDLSELQSLIEAHFIQRKKEEEELIALVNRIEKRRAERAEQQRVRAEREKERQARLAEEKERKEQEEQRKKFDDDAKKKKALSNMTQQYSAGQKSESRKGGKKQTEREKKKKILADRRKALNIDHLNEEKLKEKASELWQWLMGLEAEKFDLSEKLKRQKYDINQLLARVQDHQSAKGRGKGKMAGRLR, encoded by the exons ATGTCTGACACCGAAGAAGTCTTGGACGAGGAAGTTCA GGATGGAG ACGAGTCAAAGCCCAAGCCGAA GTTTATGACAAATATCTCTGCGCCAAAGATCCCTGATGGGGAAAAAGTGGATTTTGAT GACATCCACAGGAAGCGTCAGGAGAAGGATCTGTCTGAGCTGCAGTCTCTGATTGAAGCTCACTTCAtccagaggaagaaagaggaagaggagctcaTCGCCCTCGTCAACCGAATC GAGAAACGTCGCGCTGAGAGGGCAGAGCAACAGAGGGTccgggcagagagagagaaagagaggcaggcCAGACTTGCG gaggagaaggaacggaaggagcaggaggagcagcgcAAGAAGTTCGATGACGatgccaagaagaagaaggcccTCTCAAACATGACCCAGCAGTACAGTGCTGGACAAAAG AGCGAGAGCAGAAAAGGAGGCAAGAAACAGAccgagagggagaagaagaagaagatcttGGCCGACCGCAGGAAGGCTCTAAATATTGATCACCTGAACGAGGAAAAACTCAA GGAGAAGGCGAGCGAGCTGTGGCAGTGGCTGATGGGACTGGAGGCTGAGAAGTTTGACCTCAGTGAGAAACTCAAAAGACAGAAGTACGAT ATCAACCAACTTCTTGCCCGAGTCCAGGACCACCagag TGCCAAAGGTCGCGGCAAAGGCAAGATGGCTGGCCGGCTGAGgtaa
- the dnm1l gene encoding dynamin-1-like protein, whose product MEALIPVINKLQDVFNTVGADIIQLPQIVVVGTQSSGKSSVLESLVGRDILPRGTGVVTRRPLILQLVHIDPEDRRKSNEENGIEGEEWGKFLHTKNKIYTDFEEIRQEIEAETERMSGNNKGISDEPIHLKIFSPHVVNLTLVDLPGITKVPVGDQPKDIEIQIRELIFKYISNPNSIILAVTAANTDMATSEALKVAREVDIDGRRTLAVVTKLDLMDAGTDAMDVLMGRVIPVKLGIIGVVNRSQLDINQKKLVADAVRDEYAFLQKKYPSLANRNGTKYLARTLNRLLMHHIRDCLPELKTRINVLAAQYQSLLNSYGEPVDDKSSTLLQLITKFAAEYCRTIEGTAKYIETAELCGGARICYIFHETFGRTLESVDPLGGLTTIDVLTAIRNATGPRPALFVPEVSFELLVKRQVKRLEEPSLRCVELVHEEMQRIIQHCSNYSTQELLRFPKLHDAIVEVVTSLLRKRLPVTNEMVHNLVAIELAYINTKHPDFADACGLMNNNIEEQRRSRMRDLPAAVPRDKAAAGGSQSGSVSEQVDGGTGNWRGMLKRGEDSTGDRAVSQSPFPSSPQRGHAVNLLDVPVPVSRKLSAREQRDCEVIERLIKSYFLIVRKNIQDSVPKAVMHFLVNHVKDCLQSELVGQLYKTALLSDLLTESEDMAQRRTEAADMLKALQKAGQVIAEIRETHMW is encoded by the exons ATGGAGGCCCTCATACCCGTCATAAACAAACTGCAAGATGTGTTTAACACGGTGGGCGCAGACATTATTCAGCTGCCGCAGATAGTTGTTGTGGGAACTCAG AGCAGTGGGAAGAGTTCTGTTTTAGAGAGTCTGGTTGGCAGGGACATCCTGCCACGTGGCACTGGCGTCGTCACACGCCGACCGCTCATCCTACAGCTAGTGCACATCGACCCAGAGGACCGCAGGAAATCCAATGAAGAGAATG GCATCGAAGGAGAGGAATGGGGCAAGTTCCTACACACTAAAAACAAG ATCTACACAGACTTTGAGGAGATCAGGCAAGAAATCGaagctgaaactgaaagaaTGTCTGGCAACAACAAG gGTATCAGTGATGAACCCATTCACCTGAAAATCTTTTCACCGCACGTTGTTAACCTCACACTAGTGGATCTTCCTGGCATTACAAAG GTACCAGTGGGAGACCAGCCCAAAGACATCGAGATCCAGATCAGAGAGTTGATATTTAAGTACATCTCCAACCCAAACTCCATCATCCTTGCTGTGACTGCAGCCAATACAGACATGGCGACCTCAGAGGCTTTGAAAGTGGCCCGCGAGGTAGACATTGATG gCAGGAGGACGCTAGCAGTGGTTACCAAGCTGGATTTGATGGATGCCGGTACAGATGCAATGGATGTACTGATGGGAAGGGTCATTCCTGTCAAACTGGGCATTATTGGAGTAGTTAACAG GAGTCAGTTGGATATCAATCAAAAGAAGTTGGTGGCAGATGCGGTCCGTGATGAATACGCCTTCCTACAAAAGAAGTACCCCTCTCTTGCAAACAGAAATGGAACCAAATATCTGGCGAGAACATTGAACAG GTTACTGATGCACCACATCAGAGACTGTCTTCCTGAGCTGAAGACGAGGATCAACGTGCTGGCAGCGCAGTACCAGTCTTTACTCAACAGTTACGGTGAACCTGTCGATGACAAGAGCTCAACGTTGCTGCAGCTCATCACCAAGTTTGCTGCAGAGTACTGTCGCACCATAGAGGGCACGGCCAAGTACATTGAGACAGCTGAACT ATGTGGTGGAGCCAGAATCTGTTATATTTTTCATGAAACGTTTGGTCGCACGTTGGAGTCAGTTGATCCTCTGGGCGGTCTGACAACCATCGATGTGCTCACAGCAATCAGAAATGCAACG gGCCCGAGGCCTGCATTATTTGTGCCTGAGGTTTCTTTTGAGTTGCTGGTGAAGCGGCAGGTCAAACGTCTGGAGGAGCCCAGTCTGCGCTGCGTGGAGCTGGTTCACGAGGAGATGCAGAGGATTATCCAGCACTGCAGCAACTACAGcacacag GAATTGCTGAGGTTTCCAAAGCTCCATGATGCCATAGTAGAAGTGGTCACCTCATTACTCAGAAAAAGGCTCCCCGTCACCAATGAAATG GTTCACAACCTGGTTGCCATTGAGCTGGCCTACATCAACACCAAACACCCTGACTTTGCTGATGCCTGCGGCCTCATGAACAATAACATAGAA GAGCAGAGACGCAGCAGAATGAGAgacctccctgctgctgtcccCAGAGACAAG GCAGCAGCTGGTGGATCTCAGAGCGGCTCCGTCAGTGAGCAGGTAGATGGAGGGACGGGGAACTGGAGGGGCATGTTGAAGAGGGGAGAGGACAGTACTGGAGACAGAGCTGTGTCCCAGTCCCCCTTCCCTTCGAGCCCACAGAGGGGTCACGCTGTCAACCTGCTAGATGTG CCTGTTCCAGTGTCCAGGAAGCTCTCTGCGCGGGAGCAGAGGGACTGTGAGGTCATTGAAAGACTCATCAAGTCGTACTTTCTCATCGTTCGGAAAAACATCCAGGACAG CGTACCAAAGGCAGTGATGCACTTCCTAGTTAACCATGTGAAGGACTGCCTGCAGAGCGAGCTGGTGGGTCAGTTATACAAGACGGCCCTGCTGAGCGACCTGCTGACAGAGTCCGAGGACATGGCTCAGAGACGCACCGAGGCTGCTGACATGCTAAAG GCGTTGCAGAAGGCCGGCCAGGTGATAGCAGAGATCAGAGAAACCCACATGTGGTGA
- the dnajb9a gene encoding dnaJ homolog subfamily B member 9a: protein MATAQSAVTFAVCVLMITELILAKKDYYDILGVPKDATERQIKKAFHRLAMKYHPDKNKSPDAEVRFREIAEAYETLSDETRRLEYEQSGVNSAYFTKETQGRHRQPFTFNFDDIFKDFDIYSQNRHARHRRHFDEHSRSHKETHSRHKRHFQGGFGAGIFDDMFDDVERMFTFDGHNKKTENQFHGASKQHCRTVTQRRGNMVTTYTDCTAS, encoded by the exons ATGGCGACTGCACAGTCTGCTGTAACGTTTGCAGTGTGCGTCCTCATGATAACAGAGCTGATACTCGCCAAGAAGGACTACTATGATATACTGGGAGTGCCTAAAGATGCCACTGAGCGACAGATAAAAAAGGCTTTCCACAGGCTCGCAATGAAATATCAcccagacaaaaacaagagccCAGACGCTGAAGTGAGATTCAGGGAAATTGCTGAAG CATATGAAACTTTATCAGATGAAACAAGAAGACTAGAATATGAGCAGTCTGGGGTCAACTCTGCATACTTCACCAAGGAGACGCAGGGAAGACATAGACAACCCTTCACCTTTAactttgatgacattttcaaggACTTTGACATCTACAGCCAGAACAGGCATGCCCGTCACCGAAGACACTTTGATGAACACTCCAGGTCCCACAAGGAGACCCATAGCAGACACAAGAGACACTTTCAAGGAGGTTTTGGAGCAGGAATCTTTGATGATATGTTTGATGACGTAGAGAGAATGTTTACTTTTGATGGACATaacaaaaagactgaaaaccAATTTCATGGCGCATCAAAACAACACTGTAGAACAGTGACGCAGCGCAGAGGAAACATGGTAACTACATACACAGACTGTACGGCATCTTGA